GATCGCCTGGTCGTTGCGGATCGCGGCGAGCAGCAGGCCGGCGCACAGCACGGTGATCACGACGGCGACGGCGAGCACGCAGCGACGGCCGATCTTCAGCCACCACAGAGTTCTCGCCGTCACTCCTCCGAGCATAGAAGGTGCGGGTTAACGGCTGTCTCCGGCCGCCAGCAGCTGGTGGGTGCGCTGGATGGCGGGGTAGGACCGCGGCTGGGCGGCGGCACGCAGGGTCGCCGCGCCGTTCGGGCCGGTGGCCGGCTTGCCCGCGGTGAACAGCCAGGTCTGGAACAGCTGCTGCAGCGGCTTGCCGGAGACCTCCTCGGCCAGCGCGACGAAGTCGCTGATGCGGGCGTCGTCACCCCGGTGCCGGGCGACCCAGGTGCGCAGGATCGTGAAGAACGCGTCGTCGCCGACGGCGGTCCGCAACGCCTGCACGGCCAGCGCGCCGCGGTCGTACACGGCGTCGTCGAACTGGTTGGCTGCCCCCGGGTCGCCGGGCAGGACCTGCCAGAACGGGTCGTCGGCCGGGTAGGAGTCGTAGACGTACTGGGCGAGCTCGGCCGCGGTGCCCTCGCCCTGGTGCTCCGACCACAGGTACTCGGCGTAGCTCGCGAAGCCCTCGTTGAGCCAGATGTCGCTCCAGCGGCCCAGCGAGACGGAGTCGCCGAACCACTGGTGCGCGTTCTCGTGCGCGACGACCGAGGTGTTCGTCCCGGCGACGAAGAACTTGTTGCTGTACACCGGCCGCGTCTGGGCCTCCAGCGCGAAGGTCAGGCCGGTGCTGACCACCCCGCCCTGCGCCTCGAACGGGTACTCGCCGAACTGGCTCGCGAGGAACTCGACGATCTCCGGGGTGCGCTCGACGCTGGCCTTCGCCGCGCCGAGGGAGTCGCCGGTGGCCGGGTCGTACGCGGTGACGAACGGCTGCCCGCCTGGCGTGGTGGCCTGGTTGACCTCGAACTTCCCGACTTCGAGGGTGGTGGCGTAGGTGTTCTGCGGCTGGGTGCTGCGCCAGTTCCAGCGCGTCCAGCCTGCCCGCTGCTTGGTCTTGCGGACGAGCGTGCCGTTGGACAGGGCGGCGACGTCGTCCGGCACCTCGACCGAGACGTCGTAGGTGGCCTTGTCGGTCGGGTGGTCGCTGGCCGGGTACCACCACTGCGAGTTCTGCGGCTCGTCGACGGCGAGCGCGCCGTCCGGGGTCTTCTTCCACGCGGTGTAGCCGTCGATGACGACCTTGGACGGGGTGTCCGCGTAGGTGACGACGACGGTGACCGGCTGGTTCTTCGCGAGCGGCTTGGCCGGGGTGACCTCCAGCTCGCCGTCGCGGACGGTCCGGAAGGCGGCGGGCACGTTGTCGACCCGGATCCCGCTCACATGGAGCCCGAAGTCGAGGTCGAAGCTGGACAGCTCCTGCGTGGTCCTGGCGAGGATCGTCGTGGTGCCGGCGAGCTGGTCGGTGGCCGGCTGGTAGGTGAGGCGGATGTCGTAGTGGGCGACGTCGTAGCCGCCGTTGCCGGCGTACGGGTAATAGGGGTCGCCGGCTCCGGCAGCGCCCGGGGCGGGCGCGGCGGAGGCGGTCGAAGCGAGGAGCACGATCGCGATTCCGGTGGTCACGGCCCCCAGGCCGGCGCGAGTTCGCAGACGCATGGCGGGGACGCTAGCGGGAAAACTTCCCACCGGACACGTCCGAAAGAAGGTTCCCGCTAACTGAGAGCGGTGGACACCGCCGAGCGGATGCGGGTGTGCAGGTCGCGGTGGCGCGACCGGTCCACCTGCACCTCGACCACCCGCAGACCGGGCGCCGGGCGCAGCGCCTCGCGGAACTCCTCGATCGTTCCGGCCTGTACGTGTGGGATGCCGAACCCGGCGCACAGCGCCGAGAGGTCCGCGCCGTGCGGGGTGCCGAACACGTGCTCGAACGCGTCCCGGTGCTCGGGCGCCCCCTGCTCGAGCAGCGAGAAGATCCCGCCGCCGTCGTCGTTGAGCACCACGATCGTCAGGTCCGGGCGCGTCTCCGGCGGGCCGGCCAGCAGACCGTTCACGTCGTGCAGGAACGTCAGGTCGCCGAGCAGTGCGTACGACTGCCCGCGGTGCACCGTCGCCGCGCCGATCGCCGTCGACACCGTGCCGTCGATGCCCGCCACGCCGCGGTTGCGGTGCACCAGCACGTCCGGTCGCATCCGGCCGGCGAGCGCCACGTCGCGCGCCGGGTTGGACGAGCCGACCACCAGCAGCGCGTCCGGCGGCAGTGCGTCGACCAGCTCGGACGCCAGCCGCAGCCCGCTCGGCCACTGCTCGCGCCGCAACGCCGTGCCGACCGCCTCGTTCGCCAGCGCGTCCGCCCGCTGCCACGCGGCCAGCCACTCCGGATCGGCCGGCTTGGTCGGCGAGTCGAACCACTGCCCGACCTGCCGCACGTTGTGGGCGGGCGCCGGCCAGTCCGAGTCCGGGCGCACCAGCAGCACCTCGACGTCGGCGTCCGACAGCAGCTGCTGGATCTGCCGGAACACCGTCGGCCTGCCGAGGCACAGCACCTGCTCGGGCTTGTGCCGCCGGATGAACTCCTCGGCGCCGAGCAGCCACACGCCGGACGAGATCGCCGACGACCCGAGCAGGCCGAGCCCGCCGGTCTCCGAGATCACCGGCCAGCCGTGCTGCTCACCCCACTCACCGGCGGCGCGCACCCCGCTGTCGCACGCGATGACCAGACCACAGCGCGCCGACGGGACCACGAACGACGGCAGTGCGCCGAAGTCCGGCAGCTCGGTCCAGCGCTCCCCACCGGGGCGGCCCTCCAGCGACTCGAACCACTCGTCGTCGCCGTCGGGCACCAGCGGCTCGCGGAACGGAACGTTCAGGTGGACCGGGCCGCACCGCCATTCGCCGTACGCCGCGTTCCACGCCCGGCAGATCTGGCTGCGCCAGTACGCGTTCTGGCCGCCCCGCCGCTCGGCGACGGCCAGCTCGTCGAAGTACCGCACCGCGCCGCCGTAGAGCCGCTGCTGCTCGATGACCTGGTTCGCGCCCGCGGCCCGCAGCTCCGGCGGGCGGTCGGCGGTGAGCACGATCAGCGGGACCCCGGCGCGGTCGGCCTCCAGGACGGCCGGGTGGAAGTTCGCCGCCGCGGTGCCGCTGGTGCAGACCACGGCGACCGGGCGACCGGTGCGCGCCGCGATGCCCAGCGCGAGGAAGCCCGCGCCCCGCTCGTCGATGCGGACGTGCAGCTGGAGGCGCCCGGCGGCGGCCGCGTCGTACAGCGCCAGCGACAGCGGCGCGTTGCGGGAACCGGGGCAGAGCACCACGTGCGAGACGGTGTTGCGGACGAGTTCGTCCACGATCACCTTGGCCTGGGCGGTCGACGGATTCACCGGGGACCCCCCGGCGTGTCACCCGTCACCACAGTCACACGGCCTATTCTCCCAAACGTGCATGACGCCCAGGTTTCCGAGCTGTTCGACCCGTCCGCCTGGACCGAAATCGAGGGTTTCGGTTTCACCGACATCACCTATCACCGTTCCGTCGAGGCCCGCTCCGGCAAACGCGTCGTGCGCGTCGCGTTCGACCGCCCCGAGGTTCGCAACGCCTTCCGCCCGCACACCGTCGACGAGCTGTACCGCGCTCTCGACCACGCGCGGATGAGCTCAGATGTCGGCTGCGTCCTCCTGACGGGGAACGGTCCCTCGCCGAAGGACGGTGGGTGGGCGTTCTGTTCCGGTGGTGACCAGCGTATTCGCGGTCGGTCCGGGTATCAGTACGCGAGCGGCGAGACCTCCGACACGGTGGACCCCGCGCGTGCGGGCCGCCTGCACATCCTGGAGGTCCAGCGGCTGATCAGGTTCATGCCGAAGGTCGTGATCGCGGTGGTCCCGGGCTGGGCCGCGGGCGGCGGGCACTCGCTGCACGTGGTGTGCGATCTCACCCTCGCCTCGGCCGAGCACGCGCGGTTCAAGCAGACGGACGCCGACGTCGGCTCGTTCGACGGCGGGTTCGGGTCGGCCTACCTGGCGCGCGAGGTCGGGCAGAAGTTCGCGCGGGAGATCTTCTTCCTCGGCCGCGAATACACCGCCGAGCAGATGCACCGGATGGGCGCGGTCAACGCGGTCGTGCCGCACGCCGAGCTGGAGGCCGAGGCCCTGCAGTGGGGCTGGGAGATCCTCGGCAAGTCGCCGACGGCCCA
The window above is part of the Amycolatopsis thermoflava N1165 genome. Proteins encoded here:
- a CDS encoding M1 family metallopeptidase, which gives rise to MRLRTRAGLGAVTTGIAIVLLASTASAAPAPGAAGAGDPYYPYAGNGGYDVAHYDIRLTYQPATDQLAGTTTILARTTQELSSFDLDFGLHVSGIRVDNVPAAFRTVRDGELEVTPAKPLAKNQPVTVVVTYADTPSKVVIDGYTAWKKTPDGALAVDEPQNSQWWYPASDHPTDKATYDVSVEVPDDVAALSNGTLVRKTKQRAGWTRWNWRSTQPQNTYATTLEVGKFEVNQATTPGGQPFVTAYDPATGDSLGAAKASVERTPEIVEFLASQFGEYPFEAQGGVVSTGLTFALEAQTRPVYSNKFFVAGTNTSVVAHENAHQWFGDSVSLGRWSDIWLNEGFASYAEYLWSEHQGEGTAAELAQYVYDSYPADDPFWQVLPGDPGAANQFDDAVYDRGALAVQALRTAVGDDAFFTILRTWVARHRGDDARISDFVALAEEVSGKPLQQLFQTWLFTAGKPATGPNGAATLRAAAQPRSYPAIQRTHQLLAAGDSR
- the menD gene encoding 2-succinyl-5-enolpyruvyl-6-hydroxy-3-cyclohexene-1-carboxylic-acid synthase — encoded protein: MNPSTAQAKVIVDELVRNTVSHVVLCPGSRNAPLSLALYDAAAAGRLQLHVRIDERGAGFLALGIAARTGRPVAVVCTSGTAAANFHPAVLEADRAGVPLIVLTADRPPELRAAGANQVIEQQRLYGGAVRYFDELAVAERRGGQNAYWRSQICRAWNAAYGEWRCGPVHLNVPFREPLVPDGDDEWFESLEGRPGGERWTELPDFGALPSFVVPSARCGLVIACDSGVRAAGEWGEQHGWPVISETGGLGLLGSSAISSGVWLLGAEEFIRRHKPEQVLCLGRPTVFRQIQQLLSDADVEVLLVRPDSDWPAPAHNVRQVGQWFDSPTKPADPEWLAAWQRADALANEAVGTALRREQWPSGLRLASELVDALPPDALLVVGSSNPARDVALAGRMRPDVLVHRNRGVAGIDGTVSTAIGAATVHRGQSYALLGDLTFLHDVNGLLAGPPETRPDLTIVVLNDDGGGIFSLLEQGAPEHRDAFEHVFGTPHGADLSALCAGFGIPHVQAGTIEEFREALRPAPGLRVVEVQVDRSRHRDLHTRIRSAVSTALS
- a CDS encoding 1,4-dihydroxy-2-naphthoyl-CoA synthase; this encodes MHDAQVSELFDPSAWTEIEGFGFTDITYHRSVEARSGKRVVRVAFDRPEVRNAFRPHTVDELYRALDHARMSSDVGCVLLTGNGPSPKDGGWAFCSGGDQRIRGRSGYQYASGETSDTVDPARAGRLHILEVQRLIRFMPKVVIAVVPGWAAGGGHSLHVVCDLTLASAEHARFKQTDADVGSFDGGFGSAYLAREVGQKFAREIFFLGREYTAEQMHRMGAVNAVVPHAELEAEALQWGWEILGKSPTAQRMLKYSFNLIDDGLVGQQVFAGETTRLAYMQDEAVEGRDAFLQKRDPDWSAFPYYY